In a single window of the Streptomyces sp. HUAS ZL42 genome:
- a CDS encoding STAS domain-containing protein: MANTHTLCAQGHTERLVGGATVVELRGEIDLLSEPPLSARLDELTAGPHPDLVLDLRAVSFIDCAGLRVLCRARNRTTARGGRLRLIADSPNFLRILRHTGLAGVFEIHACPPETLAAA; the protein is encoded by the coding sequence ATGGCCAACACCCACACGCTGTGCGCGCAGGGCCACACGGAACGCCTCGTCGGCGGAGCCACCGTCGTGGAACTGCGCGGCGAGATCGACCTCCTCTCGGAGCCGCCCCTGTCGGCCCGCCTGGACGAGCTGACCGCCGGTCCGCACCCCGATCTGGTGCTCGACCTGCGTGCCGTGTCGTTCATCGACTGCGCCGGGCTGCGGGTGCTGTGCCGCGCACGCAACCGCACCACGGCCAGGGGAGGCCGACTGCGTCTGATCGCGGACAGCCCGAACTTCCTGCGCATCCTGCGGCACACCGGCCTCGCGGGCGTCTTCGAGATCCACGCCTGCCCGCCCGAGACGCTCGCGGCCGCCTGA
- a CDS encoding zinc-dependent alcohol dehydrogenase family protein, translating to MKGYVFHGPGQSSWEEVPDPGIKEPTDAIVRVDAVTICGTDLHILKGDVPEVRPGTVLGHEAVGEVMETGADVRTVRPGDRVLVSCITACGRCPYCRAAMYGQCRGGGGWILGHLIDGTQAEYVRVPYADLSVHALPGTLEAGDAVLLADIFPTAYEVGVLNGQVCPGDTVAVVGAGPIGLAAIATARLFTPERIVAVDLAPARLEAARQLGADAVADPREAPEELIADLTDGLGADVVVEAVGVPESFELCTRMVRPGGHVANVGVHGRPATLHLEDLWIKNVTITTGLVDTRSTPTLLRMAAADRLPLSSLVTHTFPLERMEEAYDVFARAADTGALKVVLGGQSHEEVAVRAA from the coding sequence ATGAAGGGCTACGTCTTCCACGGCCCGGGCCAGTCGTCCTGGGAGGAAGTCCCGGACCCGGGCATCAAGGAGCCGACCGACGCGATCGTGCGCGTCGACGCGGTCACCATCTGCGGAACGGACCTGCACATCCTCAAGGGCGACGTGCCCGAGGTGCGCCCCGGCACGGTGCTCGGGCACGAGGCGGTCGGCGAGGTCATGGAGACCGGCGCCGACGTGCGCACCGTACGGCCAGGAGACCGGGTCCTGGTCTCCTGCATCACCGCGTGCGGCCGCTGCCCCTACTGCCGTGCGGCCATGTACGGCCAGTGCCGGGGCGGCGGAGGCTGGATCCTCGGCCACCTGATCGACGGCACACAGGCCGAGTACGTCCGCGTGCCGTACGCCGACCTCTCCGTGCACGCGCTGCCCGGCACGCTGGAGGCCGGCGACGCCGTCCTGCTGGCGGACATCTTTCCGACGGCCTATGAGGTGGGCGTCCTCAACGGGCAGGTATGCCCCGGCGACACCGTGGCCGTCGTCGGAGCCGGCCCCATCGGGCTGGCCGCGATCGCCACGGCCCGGCTCTTCACGCCCGAACGGATCGTCGCCGTCGATCTGGCCCCGGCACGCCTGGAGGCGGCCAGGCAACTCGGCGCGGACGCCGTCGCGGATCCCCGCGAAGCACCGGAGGAGCTGATCGCCGACCTCACGGACGGACTCGGCGCCGACGTGGTCGTCGAGGCGGTCGGCGTGCCGGAGAGCTTCGAGCTGTGCACCCGTATGGTCCGCCCCGGTGGTCACGTGGCCAACGTCGGAGTGCACGGCAGACCGGCGACTCTGCACCTGGAAGACCTGTGGATCAAGAACGTGACCATCACCACCGGCCTGGTCGACACCCGCTCCACACCCACCCTGCTGCGTATGGCCGCCGCCGATCGGCTCCCGCTCTCTTCGCTGGTCACACACACGTTCCCGCTGGAGCGCATGGAGGAGGCATACGACGTCTTCGCCCGGGCCGCCGACACCGGCGCGCTCAAGGTCGTGCTGGGCGGGCAGTCGCACGAGGAGGTCGCCGTTCGGGCGGCCTGA
- a CDS encoding helix-turn-helix domain-containing protein: MAERVAPNTVEGSPVGDLGRRLALRRTQLGLTLRETANRAGVAPSYLRYLEEHPGAAPGTGVLLRLAGVLGTTVTELTGGNADLPSGLGRAARRPVFTELDAQECRALLATAGVGRLAVSTDDGPVVLPVNYSVVDGVIVFRTEPGSTMALASGKRVAFEVDRIDDAFSRGWSVLVRGDAWTVSDPDAARLLTERAYSEPWAGGHRDLWMRIDPHGITGRRITN; the protein is encoded by the coding sequence ATGGCCGAACGGGTCGCGCCGAACACGGTGGAAGGGTCGCCCGTCGGCGACCTCGGGCGACGTCTCGCCCTGCGGCGCACACAGCTCGGACTCACCCTGAGGGAGACGGCCAACCGGGCCGGTGTGGCCCCCAGCTACCTCCGGTACCTGGAGGAGCACCCCGGCGCCGCACCCGGCACGGGTGTCCTGCTCCGGCTGGCCGGCGTCCTGGGCACCACCGTCACCGAGCTCACCGGCGGCAACGCCGATCTGCCGTCCGGCCTGGGACGGGCGGCCCGCCGTCCCGTGTTCACCGAGCTGGACGCGCAGGAGTGCCGGGCCCTGCTCGCGACAGCCGGAGTGGGACGCCTCGCGGTGTCCACCGACGACGGTCCCGTCGTCCTCCCGGTCAACTACAGCGTCGTCGACGGCGTGATCGTGTTCCGGACCGAGCCCGGCTCGACAATGGCTCTGGCGTCCGGCAAGCGCGTGGCCTTCGAGGTCGACCGCATCGACGACGCGTTCAGCCGGGGATGGAGCGTGCTCGTACGAGGAGACGCGTGGACCGTGTCGGACCCCGACGCCGCACGCCTGCTGACGGAGCGTGCGTACAGCGAGCCCTGGGCCGGCGGACATCGCGACCTGTGGATGCGCATCGATCCGCACGGCATCACCGGACGCCGGATCACGAACTGA
- a CDS encoding pyridoxamine 5'-phosphate oxidase family protein translates to MYSNDGFRELERPECLRLLAKTPVGRIVHTRQALPAVLPVNFRLDADGSVVLCTSAASELVRAVDGAVVAFEADDVDAVAHSGWSVVVTGPATVVTDPAEHRRLVRTGPRSWVPSPHEVFVRIEAALVTGRELVGGRTLYGVDLSA, encoded by the coding sequence ATGTACTCCAACGACGGATTCCGCGAACTCGAACGACCGGAGTGCCTGCGTCTCCTGGCGAAGACGCCGGTCGGCCGGATAGTCCACACCCGGCAGGCTCTGCCCGCGGTGCTGCCGGTCAACTTCCGCCTGGACGCCGACGGGTCGGTGGTGCTGTGTACCTCGGCGGCCTCCGAGCTGGTGCGTGCCGTCGACGGCGCAGTGGTCGCCTTCGAGGCCGACGACGTCGACGCCGTCGCGCACTCCGGCTGGAGCGTCGTCGTCACCGGCCCGGCCACCGTCGTGACCGATCCCGCCGAACACCGGCGGCTGGTCCGCACCGGCCCGCGCTCCTGGGTGCCCTCGCCACACGAGGTCTTCGTCCGCATCGAGGCCGCACTGGTGACGGGACGTGAACTCGTCGGCGGCCGCACCCTGTACGGGGTCGACCTCTCGGCCTGA